The Sulfurimonas sp. genome includes the window AAGCTGTTATATAGTTCATCAAAGCATCTAGCCAAACATACATAACATGGTTCTTATCATTCATTGATTTTGGTAGCTCAACACCCCATGTAAAAGAGGTACGAGTAACAGAAAGGTCACGAAGTCCACCTTTTACAAAGTTAATCACTTCATTTGCACGAGAACGAGGAAGAATAAAATCAGGGTTATCTTTGTAATGCTTTAGCAGCGCATCCTCATATTTAGATAATTTAAAAAAATAACTTTCTTCCTTTACGGTACTGGTAGCTCTACCGCAATCAGGACAAAATTCACCATCTATAAGTTGTGTTTCTGGGAAAAAAGTTTCACAACTTACGCAGTAGTGACCTTCATAAAAATCTTTATAAATATCGTCTTTAGCGTGCATTACTTCAAAAGCTTTTTGTACACCTACTTTATGATCTGCATCTGTAGTTCTAATAAATTTATTATAATCTATTTCAAACTCATCCCATAAGTTTTTAAAAGTAGCACTTATCTCATCTGCAAATTCTTGAGTAGGTTTATTGTTTTTTTGTGCAGATTCTTCGATTTTCTGACCATGCTCATCTGTTCCAGTTAAAAAATAAGTGTCATACCCTAGTAGTTTTTCATATCTAGTCATAGTATCAGCAATAAATGTTGTGTAAGCATGCCCAATATGAGCTTCCCCATTAACATAATAAATAGGAGTTGTTATATATTTATTCAAAATTATTTTCCTTAATTTTTTTTATTATTAAAATTCGAATCCGCCTGTTTTGCCTTTAGACATGCTGTTATAAACAGACTTTATATAGTCGTTTCTTAACTTACAAGGCAGATACTCTTCACAAAAACTACAAGTCTTTAAAGCTTTATGCTCTTGACAAGTTTGAATCTCTTTTATCATTTCATCTAGATGAAGTTCAAACTTATCTGCTTCTTGATTATGCGTTTCTTGCATAAACTTCTTTTACTCTAGCTATCTCATACTTTGAACCAAAAAAGCATGGCGAAGTATCATGAATGTGCTTGTATCCAAGCTCCATCAAATCGACTTTACCATCGATTGCCTCTCCACCAGCAGTATTATATATAAAAGCAAAAGGGAATACTTCAAATAATTTACGAAGTTTTCCACTTGGAACATCACTCGTGGCAGGGTAACTAAATAGACCACCACCTTTAAGTAAAATCTGGTGTAAATCTGGAACCATACCCCCTGAATATCTAAGACGATAACCTTCGGCAAACAATCCATCAACCATCTCTTTATGGTAGCTTGGCCAATTTTTCTGAGTGCCACCTGGAGCATTTAATTTGCCTTTTTCATTTAGGCGTATCTCTTTTACAAATTCAAAACTTTCACCTTGAAGTAGATGAAGTTTTGTTTTATTGTGAGCAAAAACCATCTCAACACGAGGTCCAAAAATAACATAGCAAGAGGCAATCATATTTTTTGCCCCAAAAGCATTTTCATAGATGCCAAAGATAGAACCAACGCTAAGATTTACATCTACCAAAGAAGAACCATCTAGTGGGTCGTAGGCTATAAAATACTTACCATCTTTATGAAGTAGCATCTCTTTTTCTTTTTCTTCACTTGCAATAGTATGAATAGATGCTACTTTTGAAAACTCTTCTTCTATAAT containing:
- a CDS encoding class 1 fructose-bisphosphatase — encoded protein: MTDIFEAIQKTAKRIKKAIDVKDIGYSQQANASGETQLQLDIQCDMIIEEEFSKVASIHTIASEEKEKEMLLHKDGKYFIAYDPLDGSSLVDVNLSVGSIFGIYENAFGAKNMIASCYVIFGPRVEMVFAHNKTKLHLLQGESFEFVKEIRLNEKGKLNAPGGTQKNWPSYHKEMVDGLFAEGYRLRYSGGMVPDLHQILLKGGGLFSYPATSDVPSGKLRKLFEVFPFAFIYNTAGGEAIDGKVDLMELGYKHIHDTSPCFFGSKYEIARVKEVYARNA